Part of the Chloroflexota bacterium genome is shown below.
CCACGGTTAATCTTGATGCGAATGGCGTAATTACCACTACGCAAACTGAAACTATTACCAGTGTGCGGCAGTTAACTGTTACCTATCGCTGGAATAAAAATCTGCAATGGGAAGATGGACAGCCATTAACCGCAGCCGATTCAGTTTTTGCCTATAATTTGTTGCGTGGCAGCGCCTCAACTGCCCAATTGGCAACTCAAAGCGACTTAACCGCCGATTATGTGGCGCTTGATCAATATACGACCCGCGCCTATTTGCCGCCCGAACGTGACGACCCAAATTATTTGATCACGGTTTGGACTCCACTGCCAGCACATTTGTTTGAAGGCCAGCCAAGTGCCAAAGAAGTTAGCGATCGTTTGGCCCAGTCGCCAGTTGGCTATGGCCCGTATACGCTCAAAGCCTGGACGGCAGGCACGCAGTTGGAATTTGTGCGGCGCGAAGGTCAAGCGCAACAATTGCCTAGCACGATTATTGCCCGTTTGTATCCTGATATTGCCATGATGCGCGACGATGTGCTGAGCGGGCGGGTCGATGTGGCTTGGACAGAAGGCTCGTTGGAACAATTAGCGCTTGATCTGAAAACTGATGTGCAATCCAAAACCTTGCAATTGCTCCAAGCACCTAACCCAATTTGGGAACATATCGACATGAATTTGGCGGTTGTAGCTTTACAAGATATTCGGATGCGCCAAGCGATTGCCCATGGCTTCGACCGTGAGGCGATTAGCACAACCTTGTATGGCACGCCCAACGCAGTTTTGCATAGTTGGTTGGCGGCTGAATCATGGGCTTTTGATCCAATAACGGTGGTCAGTTATACTTTTGATCCTGCACTTTCACGCCAATTGCTTGATGAAATGAATTATCGTGATACCAATGATGATGGTTTGCGCGAACGCCCTGATGGCACGCCCTTCCAATTGACATTAACCACTTCGGCCCAAACCCCGATTCGCCAACGCCTTAGTGAGCAATTTGTCAGCGATATGCAGGCAATCGGAATTGATATCAAGGTTGAAGCCTTATCAACCACCGATTTGTATAGCCAGCAAGGGCCATTATTTGGCCGACGCTTTGAGCTGGCCTTGTTTGGCTGGCTGCGCAGCGTTGATCCCGACGGCGCGGTGTTGTGGAGTTGCGCCGCGATTCCTAACCAAATTAACGGCTACTCCGGCGATAATTTTACTGGTTGGTGTATGGATACTGCTGATCGGGCGATTCGTACCGCCACCAGTTCGCTTGATCCAGCGGTGCGTAAAGCTGCCTATAGCGAACAACAGCAAATTTTTACCCGCGAATTACCAGTCTTGCCCGTGATTACCCGCCAAACGACGGTGTTGCTTGCGCCGAATGTGCGAGGTGTGCAACCGCAACCATTGGCTCCAATTACTTGGAACGTGGGTGCTTGGCAACGCTAGCGGCGCAGATTTTGCTTAATCGCGCTGATGATTACTGACGATCAACGTGGATCAAACTGAAATTATGCGCTTACTACTTGGAATCTTATTGCTAAACTTAGTGTGGTGTAGCTACCGCCCCCAAGAACGCCAAATTCTCTGGGGGTGGTTTTTGCGTATCTGGCCACGGGTTCGACCAATATTGGGCTGGTTTTTGATTTTTATCGGCATCTTGGGTGTGATTCTGCCAATTCTTCAAGGGATTATTTTCTTGGTGATTGGCTCGGCCTTGATTGGCCCACGCCATCGGCTGATTCGCCGAACGCGGGTAGCTTATAAACAGTTTTTGCATCGTTTGGCTGGTTCGTCCAATCGATTTTTGGCCTGGCTGGGGCGCTTTGGTATCAGCTCGTTGCGCACCATGAATCAGCAAATTCGGCGTTTTGTTGAATATCGCACGCGCTATCAGCGCAAGCATCGGCCAATTCGCTTGGCAATTGTGCCACCGCCCGAGGTAGTGACAATG
Proteins encoded:
- a CDS encoding peptide ABC transporter substrate-binding protein gives rise to the protein MKLRFSLALLLCFSLISCSIEGGAPVGQPTVQVQTPLPTTNPATSNLWTLGLTEEPIDLYPYSYAFRGAAPLIELLYPAPLTVVAEAYTTTGVLERVPSFENGDVQYITTTVNLDANGVITTTQTETITSVRQLTVTYRWNKNLQWEDGQPLTAADSVFAYNLLRGSASTAQLATQSDLTADYVALDQYTTRAYLPPERDDPNYLITVWTPLPAHLFEGQPSAKEVSDRLAQSPVGYGPYTLKAWTAGTQLEFVRREGQAQQLPSTIIARLYPDIAMMRDDVLSGRVDVAWTEGSLEQLALDLKTDVQSKTLQLLQAPNPIWEHIDMNLAVVALQDIRMRQAIAHGFDREAISTTLYGTPNAVLHSWLAAESWAFDPITVVSYTFDPALSRQLLDEMNYRDTNDDGLRERPDGTPFQLTLTTSAQTPIRQRLSEQFVSDMQAIGIDIKVEALSTTDLYSQQGPLFGRRFELALFGWLRSVDPDGAVLWSCAAIPNQINGYSGDNFTGWCMDTADRAIRTATSSLDPAVRKAAYSEQQQIFTRELPVLPVITRQTTVLLAPNVRGVQPQPLAPITWNVGAWQR